A section of the Amycolatopsis sp. AA4 genome encodes:
- a CDS encoding helix-turn-helix transcriptional regulator — protein sequence MADPRTADSKALKALANPLRQRILELLAASGPATSTTLAERLGVTSGGTSYNLRVLAENGFVEELPERARGRERWWRAVPHDVRLPPEAERDDPAKAAIGELHRLWLAGDTELYERFERERPRLGEWADAIPYSRGAITVTLDELGDFFEAYLALLRRYQRPADETPEGARRVETRMLAFPAPGGEGAGQD from the coding sequence ATGGCAGACCCTCGCACCGCCGATTCGAAGGCACTCAAGGCGCTCGCGAACCCGTTGCGGCAGCGGATTCTCGAACTGCTGGCCGCGTCCGGGCCGGCGACCTCGACGACGCTCGCCGAGCGGCTGGGCGTGACCAGCGGCGGGACGAGCTACAACCTGCGGGTACTGGCGGAGAACGGGTTCGTCGAAGAGCTTCCCGAACGCGCGCGCGGGCGGGAGCGCTGGTGGCGCGCGGTGCCGCATGACGTGCGGTTGCCGCCCGAGGCGGAGCGCGATGATCCGGCGAAGGCGGCGATCGGCGAGCTGCACCGGCTGTGGCTCGCGGGCGACACCGAACTGTACGAACGGTTCGAGCGCGAGCGGCCGCGGCTGGGCGAGTGGGCGGACGCGATTCCGTACTCGCGCGGCGCGATCACCGTGACGCTGGACGAGCTGGGCGACTTTTTCGAGGCTTATCTCGCTCTGCTGCGGCGGTATCAGCGGCCGGCCGACGAGACGCCGGAGGGGGCTCGCCGGGTCGAGACGCGGATGCTCGCGTTCCCGGCTCCGGGCGGGGAGGGAGCCGGCCAGGACTGA
- a CDS encoding enoyl-CoA hydratase-related protein → MADELVHYEVAAGIATITLDSPHNRNALSAQLRRELSESLDKAREDDAVRVVQLTHTGPVFCAGMDLKEARGAGSSDQGVNEFPRILDQLWTSPKPVVARLAGPARAGGIGMVAACDIAVAVPEATFAFSEVRIGVVPAVISLTVLPRLNARAAHELFLTGDVFDAKRAVEIGLLNACVPAEELDKTVEGYLKSLTLGGPKALAATKELLARPRPATPAEGFADMNALSAGFFASEEGQEGIQAFAQKRKPNWVPQD, encoded by the coding sequence ATGGCTGACGAACTGGTGCACTACGAGGTGGCGGCCGGCATCGCCACGATCACCCTGGACTCCCCGCACAACCGCAACGCGCTGTCGGCGCAGCTGCGGCGGGAACTGAGCGAGTCGCTGGACAAGGCCCGCGAGGACGACGCGGTGCGCGTGGTGCAGCTGACCCACACCGGCCCGGTCTTCTGCGCGGGCATGGACCTGAAGGAGGCCCGCGGCGCCGGTTCGTCCGACCAGGGCGTGAACGAGTTCCCGCGGATCCTGGACCAGCTGTGGACGAGCCCGAAGCCGGTCGTCGCGCGGCTGGCCGGCCCGGCTCGCGCGGGCGGCATCGGCATGGTCGCCGCGTGCGACATCGCGGTCGCGGTCCCGGAAGCGACGTTCGCCTTCTCCGAGGTCCGGATCGGCGTCGTCCCGGCGGTCATCAGCCTGACGGTCCTCCCCCGGCTCAACGCCCGGGCCGCGCACGAACTCTTTTTGACCGGCGACGTCTTCGACGCGAAGCGCGCGGTGGAGATCGGCCTGCTGAACGCCTGCGTCCCGGCGGAAGAGCTGGACAAGACCGTCGAGGGCTACCTCAAGTCGCTGACCCTGGGCGGCCCGAAAGCCTTGGCCGCCACGAAGGAACTGCTGGCCCGTCCGCGTCCGGCGACCCCGGCCGAGGGCTTCGCGGACATGAACGCCCTGTCCGCGGGCTTCTTCGCCAGCGAAGAAGGTCAGGAAGGCATCCAGGCCTTCGCGCAGAAGCGCAAGCCGAACTGGGTTCCGCAGGACTGA
- a CDS encoding barstar family protein — translation MSGDTARAAADAAFARGAYPHQVDGTRTVDKLSTLDAIGEALSFPSYFGRNLDALYDMLTDLSWLPTGEHVLIWTGSDGLKAAEPKAYLAVRSVLSDAQRAMGSGDRRLTLVLVDD, via the coding sequence GTGAGCGGGGACACGGCGCGGGCCGCGGCGGACGCGGCTTTCGCGCGCGGGGCTTACCCGCATCAGGTCGACGGAACTCGGACAGTGGACAAGCTGTCGACGCTGGACGCGATCGGCGAGGCGCTGTCTTTCCCGTCTTATTTCGGGCGGAATCTCGACGCGCTGTACGACATGCTCACGGATTTGTCGTGGTTGCCGACCGGCGAGCACGTGCTGATCTGGACCGGGTCGGACGGATTGAAAGCCGCCGAGCCGAAGGCTTATCTGGCGGTGCGCAGCGTGCTGTCGGACGCGCAGCGGGCGATGGGCTCCGGCGACCGGCGGCTGACCTTGGTGCTGGTGGACGATTAA
- a CDS encoding ribonuclease domain-containing protein produces the protein MVNRRRITAALVGLLVLVLGGWLVKETAGSSDSPAPSSSSGAPAAASGKVPGADSKLPVKPLSSLPPQAKDTWNLIEKGGPYPYPRNDDVVFQNREKKLPAEKNGYYHEYTVKTPGSPDRGARRLITGAGKELYYTGDHYASFVVVDPAR, from the coding sequence ATGGTCAACCGAAGGCGGATCACCGCTGCGCTCGTCGGTCTCCTCGTGCTGGTGCTCGGCGGGTGGCTCGTCAAGGAAACCGCCGGCTCCTCGGATTCGCCGGCGCCCTCGTCCTCGTCGGGCGCTCCCGCCGCCGCTTCCGGGAAGGTGCCGGGGGCCGATTCGAAGCTGCCGGTCAAACCGTTGTCGTCGCTGCCGCCGCAGGCGAAGGACACGTGGAACCTGATCGAAAAGGGCGGGCCCTACCCGTATCCGCGCAATGACGACGTCGTCTTCCAGAACCGGGAAAAGAAGCTTCCCGCGGAGAAGAACGGCTATTACCACGAATACACCGTGAAGACGCCGGGCAGCCCGGACCGAGGGGCGCGCCGGCTGATCACGGGGGCAGGGAAAGAGTTGTATTACACAGGGGATCATTACGCGTCGTTCGTCGTCGTGGACCCCGCGCGGTGA
- a CDS encoding zinc-binding dehydrogenase encodes MFAVYAQEPNAESPLDSLVVGERPEPEVPDGWVRVHVKAASLNMHDLWTLRGVGIKADQFPMILGCDGAGTLDDGTEVVLHSVINAPGWQGDDTLDPKRTLLTEKHQGTFADQVVVPARNAVPKPAGLSFAEGATMGTAWLTAYRMLFVKSELRPGQTMLVQGASGGVSTALIALGRAAGFRVWVTGRTEEKRALAESVGAHQTFESGARLPERVDAVFETVGKATWGHTLKSLKPGGVVVVSGSTSGPDPSADLQRVFFLQLRVVGSTMGTRDELADLLAYLDLKGIKPQIGAELPLAEAPAGFAAMAAGDTAGKIVFTR; translated from the coding sequence ATGTTCGCCGTATACGCGCAGGAACCCAACGCCGAGTCCCCGCTCGATTCGCTGGTCGTCGGCGAGCGGCCGGAACCCGAGGTGCCCGACGGCTGGGTCCGGGTGCACGTGAAAGCCGCCAGCCTGAACATGCACGACCTGTGGACCTTGCGCGGCGTCGGCATCAAGGCAGACCAGTTCCCGATGATCCTCGGCTGCGACGGAGCGGGAACGCTCGACGACGGCACCGAGGTCGTGCTGCATTCGGTGATCAACGCGCCGGGCTGGCAGGGCGACGACACGCTCGACCCGAAGCGCACGCTGCTCACCGAGAAGCACCAGGGCACGTTCGCCGACCAGGTCGTGGTCCCGGCCCGCAACGCGGTGCCGAAGCCGGCCGGCCTGAGCTTCGCCGAGGGCGCGACGATGGGCACCGCGTGGCTCACCGCGTACCGGATGCTGTTCGTGAAGTCGGAGCTGCGGCCGGGTCAGACGATGCTCGTGCAGGGCGCGTCCGGCGGCGTGTCGACCGCGCTGATCGCGCTCGGCCGCGCGGCCGGGTTCCGGGTGTGGGTCACCGGGCGCACCGAGGAGAAGCGCGCGCTGGCCGAGAGCGTCGGCGCGCACCAGACGTTCGAGTCCGGCGCGCGGCTGCCCGAGCGGGTGGACGCGGTGTTCGAGACCGTCGGCAAGGCCACCTGGGGCCACACGCTCAAGTCGCTGAAGCCGGGCGGCGTGGTCGTCGTGTCCGGTTCGACCAGCGGCCCCGACCCGTCGGCCGACCTGCAGCGCGTGTTCTTCCTGCAGCTGCGGGTCGTCGGCTCGACCATGGGCACCCGCGACGAGCTGGCCGACCTGCTCGCCTACCTCGACCTGAAGGGCATCAAGCCGCAGATCGGCGCCGAGCTCCCCCTTGCGGAGGCCCCCGCGGGATTCGCCGCGATGGCCGCCGGGGACACCGCGGGCAAGATCGTTTTCACCCGCTGA
- a CDS encoding alpha/beta fold hydrolase, giving the protein MTATQRPAPADRGGRHPSDPAPVRESFRRFAGIRTRVLEVGPSVAEAPAPKRTRRKGGEKPRAPRLVLLHGYCDSADTWRPVLGELAAAGIAAIAVDLPGFGDAQPLRPGPMLPQLDAFTAAVVREQAVLGPVVLAGNSLGGTMSLRAAQNHRLPTAGVVSIAAPGFVDSWLVRTVGRNPLPLRLYSSLPLPVPGFLVRAVAEQLVPRILYADSKHADAGQVRRFTTLFPDYRATTSRLEQARQLVAELADAYRLDLIKIPLLAVACGKDKLVTAASGRKLHTLVPHSRLVVREDWGHCPQLDDPAEVAELLTFFAAGAVRSAARPAPTVNAVEDDSATG; this is encoded by the coding sequence ATGACCGCGACGCAGCGGCCCGCACCCGCCGACCGGGGCGGCCGGCACCCCAGCGACCCGGCGCCCGTCCGGGAGTCGTTCCGGCGCTTCGCCGGGATCCGCACGCGCGTGCTCGAGGTCGGGCCGTCCGTCGCCGAGGCGCCCGCACCGAAGCGCACGCGCCGCAAGGGCGGGGAGAAACCCCGCGCCCCCCGGCTCGTGTTGCTCCACGGGTATTGCGACAGTGCCGACACGTGGCGTCCGGTACTCGGAGAATTAGCCGCCGCGGGGATCGCCGCGATCGCCGTCGACCTTCCCGGCTTCGGCGACGCGCAGCCGTTGCGTCCCGGACCGATGCTGCCGCAGCTCGACGCGTTCACCGCCGCCGTGGTGCGCGAACAGGCCGTGCTCGGTCCAGTGGTGCTCGCGGGCAACTCGCTCGGCGGCACGATGAGCCTGCGCGCGGCGCAGAACCACCGGCTGCCGACCGCGGGCGTCGTCTCGATCGCCGCGCCCGGTTTCGTCGACTCGTGGCTGGTGCGCACGGTCGGCCGCAACCCGCTTCCGCTCCGGCTGTACTCCTCGCTTCCGTTGCCAGTGCCGGGTTTCCTGGTCCGCGCGGTCGCCGAACAGCTCGTGCCGCGGATCCTCTACGCCGACTCGAAGCACGCCGACGCGGGCCAGGTCCGGCGGTTCACCACGCTGTTCCCCGACTACCGGGCCACGACGTCCCGGCTCGAACAGGCCCGCCAGCTCGTCGCGGAGCTGGCCGACGCGTACCGGCTCGACCTGATCAAGATCCCGCTGCTCGCGGTCGCGTGCGGCAAGGACAAGCTGGTGACGGCCGCATCCGGGCGGAAGCTGCACACCCTGGTGCCGCACAGCAGGCTCGTCGTCCGCGAAGACTGGGGCCACTGCCCGCAACTGGACGACCCGGCCGAGGTCGCGGAGCTGCTGACGTTCTTCGCCGCGGGCGCGGTCCGCTCCGCCGCCCGCCCGGCGCCCACGGTCAACGCCGTCGAGGACGACTCGGCGACCGGGTGA
- a CDS encoding amino acid permease yields the protein MSAPRGPNLGSGSGIFRRKPIETIEQAGESGLQRTLGLRQLTAIGVGGIIGAGIFSLAGAVANKTAGPAVLISFLIAGIASAAAAFSYAEFAGLIPRAGSAYTYGYAVLGEIVGWFIGWDLLLEYTAIVSVVAIGISGYFNDLLGFLHISLPHWMSGAPGTEPAGVEPGSYKINLFAVLLCLLIAFILNQGMKNAARFETLLVYLKVALVVLVIVVGAFHIQSGNYSNFFPFGLSGAFTGAATVFFAVFGYDAMSTAAEESQDSQKHMPKAIIYSLAISMVLYVLACLVLTGMVKYTDINPEAAFSSAFAKVGLGWLGAIIAVGAIIGILTVLFTFLLGATRVGYSMSRDGLLPKWFSKTHPVRKVPSRITWILGVASALIAGVLPIGEAAELTNIGILLAFVVVCIAVIVLRYKRPELPRTFKTPGMPVVPIIGVVFSVWLITFLKPETWLRFAIWFVIGMGIYFAYGKRHSAMERGDHDSGGVESTSD from the coding sequence ATGTCAGCTCCGCGCGGCCCTAACCTGGGCTCCGGGTCCGGGATCTTCCGGCGGAAGCCGATCGAAACCATCGAGCAGGCAGGCGAAAGCGGCCTGCAGCGCACGCTCGGCCTGCGGCAGCTGACCGCGATCGGCGTCGGCGGCATCATCGGCGCGGGCATCTTCTCGCTCGCCGGCGCGGTCGCGAACAAGACCGCGGGCCCGGCCGTGCTGATCTCGTTCCTGATCGCGGGCATCGCGAGCGCCGCGGCCGCGTTCTCCTACGCGGAGTTCGCCGGCCTCATCCCGCGCGCGGGCTCGGCCTACACCTACGGGTACGCGGTGCTCGGCGAGATCGTCGGCTGGTTCATCGGCTGGGACCTGCTGCTGGAGTACACCGCGATCGTGTCCGTGGTGGCGATCGGGATTTCCGGCTACTTCAACGATCTGCTGGGCTTCCTGCACATCTCGCTGCCGCACTGGATGTCCGGCGCGCCCGGGACGGAACCGGCGGGCGTCGAACCGGGGTCGTACAAGATCAACCTGTTCGCGGTGCTGCTCTGCCTGCTGATCGCCTTCATTCTCAACCAGGGCATGAAAAACGCGGCGCGCTTCGAAACGCTGCTGGTGTATTTGAAGGTCGCACTCGTGGTCCTGGTGATCGTGGTCGGCGCCTTCCACATCCAGAGCGGCAACTACAGCAACTTCTTCCCGTTCGGCCTGAGCGGCGCGTTCACCGGCGCGGCAACGGTCTTCTTCGCCGTCTTCGGCTACGACGCGATGTCTACCGCGGCCGAGGAATCGCAGGACTCGCAGAAGCACATGCCGAAGGCGATCATCTACTCGCTGGCGATCTCGATGGTGCTGTACGTGCTGGCCTGCCTGGTCCTGACCGGCATGGTGAAGTACACCGACATCAACCCGGAAGCCGCGTTCTCGAGCGCCTTCGCGAAGGTCGGACTCGGCTGGCTGGGCGCGATCATCGCGGTAGGCGCGATCATCGGCATCCTGACGGTCCTGTTCACCTTCCTGCTGGGCGCGACCCGAGTGGGCTACTCGATGAGCCGAGACGGCCTGCTGCCGAAGTGGTTCTCGAAGACCCATCCGGTGCGCAAGGTCCCGTCGCGCATCACGTGGATCCTGGGCGTCGCTTCGGCCTTGATCGCCGGCGTGCTCCCCATCGGAGAGGCCGCGGAACTGACGAACATCGGCATCCTGCTGGCCTTCGTGGTCGTCTGCATCGCGGTGATCGTGCTGCGCTACAAGCGCCCCGAACTGCCGCGCACGTTCAAGACGCCGGGCATGCCGGTGGTCCCGATCATCGGAGTCGTGTTCTCGGTCTGGCTGATCACGTTCCTGAAGCCGGAAACGTGGCTGCGCTTCGCGATCTGGTTCGTGATCGGCATGGGGATCTACTTCGCCTACGGCAAACGCCACTCCGCCATGGAACGCGGCGACCATGATTCCGGAGGGGTCGAGTCCACTTCGGACTGA
- a CDS encoding nitronate monooxygenase family protein, with protein MFDDLEFPVIAAPMAGGPTTPQLVGAVTNAGGFGFLAAGYLSPETLDAQIAHAADLTGGRFGVNLFVPGGRSVADLGAHRERLLAEAVRYGVELGDPVWDDDEYPAKLDLVVRHRVPVVSFTFGAPTSAEVQRIHEAGGKVAVTVTNPEEADLAAARGADALVVQGFEAGGHRGVFTDDSGNPAGGEEYGLLALLRLLGARTSLPLIAAGGLINGADIAAVLAAGASAAQLGTAFLLATEAGTGDTQRRALAEAGRPTAFTRAFSGRPARGMVNRVLSDLSSHAPSAYPQLHHLSKPVRAAAAKAGDPEAMSLWAGQTYPLASDGSAASIVARLRTEAKAAAERLDRLR; from the coding sequence ATGTTCGATGATCTCGAGTTCCCGGTGATCGCGGCGCCGATGGCGGGCGGCCCGACGACTCCGCAACTGGTCGGCGCCGTCACGAACGCGGGCGGGTTCGGCTTCCTCGCTGCCGGCTACCTCAGCCCGGAGACGCTGGACGCCCAGATCGCGCACGCCGCCGACCTCACCGGCGGGCGGTTCGGCGTCAACCTGTTCGTCCCCGGCGGCCGGTCGGTGGCCGACCTCGGCGCGCACCGCGAACGGTTGCTCGCCGAAGCCGTGCGCTACGGCGTCGAACTCGGCGACCCGGTCTGGGACGACGACGAGTACCCGGCGAAACTCGACCTCGTCGTGCGGCACCGGGTTCCGGTGGTGTCGTTCACCTTCGGCGCGCCGACGTCCGCCGAAGTGCAGCGGATCCACGAGGCGGGCGGCAAGGTCGCGGTCACCGTCACGAATCCGGAGGAAGCCGACCTCGCCGCCGCGCGCGGAGCCGACGCTCTCGTCGTGCAGGGCTTCGAAGCCGGCGGCCACCGCGGCGTGTTCACCGACGACTCGGGCAACCCGGCCGGCGGCGAGGAGTACGGCCTGCTCGCGCTGCTGCGGTTGCTCGGCGCGCGCACGAGCCTGCCGTTGATCGCGGCCGGAGGACTGATCAACGGCGCGGACATCGCGGCGGTCCTGGCCGCCGGCGCGTCGGCGGCGCAACTGGGGACGGCGTTCCTGCTCGCGACCGAGGCAGGCACCGGCGACACCCAACGCCGCGCGCTCGCCGAAGCCGGCCGGCCGACGGCGTTCACGCGCGCCTTCAGCGGACGCCCGGCGCGGGGCATGGTGAACCGCGTCCTGAGCGACCTCTCCTCACACGCGCCCTCCGCGTACCCGCAACTGCACCACCTGAGCAAACCGGTCCGCGCGGCGGCCGCCAAAGCCGGGGACCCGGAAGCGATGTCGCTGTGGGCCGGGCAGACGTACCCGCTCGCCAGCGACGGCTCAGCGGCCTCGATCGTCGCCCGCCTGCGCACGGAGGCGAAGGCAGCAGCGGAACGGCTCGACCGGCTGCGCTGA
- a CDS encoding pyridoxamine 5'-phosphate oxidase family protein, protein MTATLEQLRALTVEENGLATVATTRADGTVHASVVNAGILDDPVTGKPSVGFVAVGGAHKLTLLRRNGHATVTFRRGWRWLSVTGPVRLIGPDDPDPSFPADGLPPLLREVFRAATGTHDDWAEYDRVMAAERRAAVFVEVGRIIGNG, encoded by the coding sequence ATGACGGCAACCCTGGAACAGCTCCGCGCGCTGACGGTGGAGGAGAACGGCCTGGCCACCGTGGCCACGACCCGCGCCGACGGCACCGTGCACGCGTCCGTGGTGAACGCGGGCATCCTGGACGACCCGGTGACCGGCAAGCCGAGCGTAGGCTTCGTCGCCGTCGGCGGCGCGCACAAGCTCACGCTGCTGCGCCGCAACGGCCACGCGACCGTGACGTTCCGCCGCGGCTGGCGCTGGCTGTCGGTGACCGGCCCGGTCCGCCTGATCGGCCCGGACGACCCCGACCCGTCCTTCCCCGCCGACGGTCTCCCGCCCCTGCTGCGCGAGGTGTTCCGAGCCGCCACCGGAACCCACGACGACTGGGCGGAGTACGACCGGGTGATGGCCGCCGAACGCCGGGCCGCGGTGTTCGTGGAGGTGGGCCGGATCATCGGGAACGGTTGA
- a CDS encoding Uma2 family endonuclease, with product MTVMTEIQNPPGSGPMTVHDLEGMPQDGRRYELIDGVLLVTPAPGYRHQKIGYRLYHVLEEACPPEFDVLGAPFAVHVGDRMELQPDVLVGRSEDFTAKDLPVPPVLAVEILSPSTSIHDLNTKKAVYERLRVPSYWVIDPAAPELTVFELDEDALYQQVAKAGGAEVFEARQPFPVRVVPKALVERG from the coding sequence ATGACGGTCATGACGGAAATCCAGAATCCTCCCGGGTCGGGGCCCATGACGGTGCACGACCTCGAGGGGATGCCGCAGGATGGCCGCCGTTACGAACTCATCGACGGAGTGCTGCTCGTGACTCCGGCGCCCGGATACCGCCATCAGAAGATCGGATACCGGCTCTACCACGTGCTGGAGGAGGCGTGCCCGCCCGAGTTCGACGTCCTCGGCGCGCCGTTCGCCGTGCACGTCGGCGACCGGATGGAGCTGCAACCGGATGTCCTGGTCGGCCGCAGCGAAGACTTCACCGCCAAGGATCTGCCGGTGCCGCCCGTGCTCGCCGTCGAGATTCTGTCGCCGAGCACGTCGATCCACGACCTGAACACCAAGAAAGCGGTCTATGAACGGCTGCGGGTGCCGAGTTACTGGGTGATCGACCCGGCGGCGCCTGAGCTGACTGTGTTCGAACTGGACGAGGACGCCTTGTACCAGCAGGTCGCGAAGGCCGGGGGAGCCGAGGTCTTCGAAGCGCGACAGCCGTTCCCGGTCCGGGTGGTGCCCAAGGCGCTTGTCGAGAGGGGCTGA
- the lepA gene encoding translation elongation factor 4 — MTAPKTFADTTFTPPELIRNFCIIAHIDHGKSTLADRMLQLTGVVEERAMRAQYLDRMDIERERGITIKAQNVRLPWQVDGKDHVLHLIDTPGHVDFTYEVSRALEACEGAILLVDAAQGIEAQTLANLYLALENDLHIIPVLNKIDLPSADPEKYAAEIAHIIGCEPSDVLRVSAKTGMGVTELLDECVRQVPPPVGDADAPARAMIFDSVYDTYRGVVTYIRVVDGKITPREKIKMMSTGATHELLEVGIISPEPKASKGLGVGEVGYLITGVKDVRQSKVGDTVTSERNGAKEALAGYRDPKPMVFSGLYPVDGSDYPELREALEKLQLNDAALTYEPETSVALGFGFRCGFLGLLHLEITRDRLEREFGLDLISTAPNVVYRVVLEDRSEVIVTNPSDWPSGLKIAEVHEPVSKVSILAPSEFVGTIMELCQAKRGTLLGMDYLSEDRVELRYTIPLAEIIFDFFDTLKSRTRGYASLDYEESGEQVADLVKVDILLQGETVDAFSAIVHKDAAYTYGNRMATRLRELIPRQQFEVPIQAAIGSRIIARETIRAIRKDVLAKCYGGDISRKRKLLEKQKEGKKRMKTVGRVEVPQEAFVAALSTEDNGKNKK; from the coding sequence GTGACAGCGCCCAAGACGTTCGCCGACACCACCTTCACGCCGCCGGAGTTGATCCGCAACTTCTGCATCATCGCCCACATCGACCACGGCAAGTCGACGCTGGCGGACCGGATGCTGCAGCTCACCGGCGTCGTCGAGGAGCGAGCCATGCGCGCGCAGTACCTCGACCGCATGGACATCGAGCGGGAACGCGGCATCACGATCAAGGCCCAGAACGTCCGGCTGCCCTGGCAGGTGGACGGCAAGGACCACGTCCTGCACCTGATCGACACGCCCGGCCACGTGGACTTCACCTACGAGGTCTCGCGCGCGCTCGAGGCGTGCGAGGGCGCGATCCTGCTGGTCGACGCCGCGCAGGGGATCGAGGCGCAGACGCTCGCGAACCTGTACCTCGCGCTCGAGAACGACCTGCACATCATCCCGGTGCTGAACAAGATCGACCTGCCCTCGGCGGACCCGGAGAAGTACGCGGCGGAGATCGCGCACATCATCGGCTGCGAGCCCTCGGACGTGCTGCGCGTGTCGGCGAAGACCGGCATGGGCGTGACCGAGCTGCTGGACGAATGCGTGCGCCAGGTCCCGCCGCCGGTCGGCGACGCGGACGCGCCCGCCCGCGCGATGATCTTCGACTCGGTCTACGACACCTACCGCGGCGTCGTCACCTACATCCGCGTGGTGGACGGCAAGATCACGCCGCGCGAGAAGATCAAGATGATGTCCACCGGCGCGACGCACGAGCTGCTCGAGGTCGGGATCATCTCGCCGGAGCCGAAGGCCAGCAAGGGACTCGGCGTCGGCGAGGTCGGCTACCTGATCACCGGCGTGAAGGACGTGCGCCAGTCGAAGGTCGGCGACACGGTGACGTCCGAGCGCAACGGCGCGAAGGAGGCGCTGGCCGGCTACCGCGACCCGAAGCCGATGGTGTTCTCCGGGCTGTACCCGGTGGACGGCTCGGACTACCCGGAGCTGCGCGAGGCGCTGGAGAAGCTGCAGCTCAACGACGCCGCGCTGACCTATGAGCCGGAAACGTCGGTGGCGCTGGGCTTCGGCTTCCGCTGCGGCTTCCTCGGCCTGCTGCACCTGGAGATCACCCGCGACCGGCTGGAGCGCGAGTTCGGCCTGGACCTGATCTCGACCGCGCCGAACGTGGTGTACCGCGTGGTGCTGGAGGACCGCAGCGAGGTGATCGTCACGAACCCGTCGGACTGGCCGAGCGGGCTCAAGATCGCCGAGGTGCACGAGCCGGTGTCGAAGGTGAGCATCCTCGCGCCGTCGGAGTTCGTGGGCACGATCATGGAACTGTGCCAGGCGAAGCGCGGCACCCTGCTGGGCATGGACTACCTGTCCGAGGACCGCGTCGAACTGCGCTACACGATCCCGCTGGCGGAGATCATCTTCGACTTCTTCGACACGCTGAAGTCGCGCACGCGCGGCTACGCGTCGCTGGACTACGAGGAGTCCGGCGAGCAGGTGGCGGACCTGGTGAAGGTCGACATCCTGCTGCAGGGCGAGACGGTGGACGCGTTCTCCGCGATCGTGCACAAGGACGCTGCTTATACCTATGGAAACCGCATGGCGACGCGCCTGCGGGAACTGATTCCGCGCCAGCAGTTCGAGGTCCCGATCCAGGCGGCGATCGGCTCGCGCATCATCGCGCGCGAAACGATCCGCGCCATCCGCAAGGACGTCCTGGCGAAGTGCTACGGCGGCGACATCTCGCGGAAGCGGAAACTGCTGGAGAAGCAGAAGGAAGGCAAGAAGCGCATGAAGACCGTCGGCCGGGTGGAGGTGCCGCAGGAAGCGTTCGTCGCGGCACTGTCCACTGAGGACAACGGGAAGAACAAGAAGTAG
- a CDS encoding class I SAM-dependent methyltransferase, producing the protein MTSSPSPSPPGPGVLEAALDRAFGHPSGLLGRLGGKLMAAGNAATEHRVVDLARLEPDETVLVIGPGPGVGLDAASKLAGEVIGVEPSPQMRALCTDRCGDRAEVRAGDAARTGCEDASADVVLTVNNVQFWEDRPAAFAELFRVLRPGGRLLLSAHEKWLPVTRHELADEAAAAGFTDLQTWTWDPPGFAALAAQLRAVKPG; encoded by the coding sequence ATGACCAGTTCACCCTCCCCCTCGCCGCCCGGCCCCGGCGTCCTCGAGGCCGCGCTCGACCGGGCGTTCGGCCACCCCAGCGGGCTGCTGGGCAGGCTCGGCGGCAAGCTGATGGCGGCCGGCAACGCCGCGACCGAGCACCGCGTCGTCGACCTGGCCCGCCTCGAACCCGACGAAACTGTCCTCGTCATCGGACCCGGACCCGGGGTCGGCCTCGACGCGGCGAGCAAACTCGCCGGCGAGGTCATCGGCGTCGAACCCTCCCCGCAGATGCGCGCCCTCTGCACGGACCGTTGCGGCGACCGCGCCGAGGTGCGCGCGGGCGACGCGGCCCGGACCGGCTGCGAGGACGCGTCCGCGGACGTCGTGCTGACCGTCAACAACGTCCAGTTCTGGGAGGACCGCCCGGCTGCATTCGCCGAACTGTTCCGAGTGCTGCGGCCAGGCGGACGGCTGCTGCTCTCGGCACACGAGAAGTGGCTTCCGGTCACCCGGCACGAGCTGGCCGACGAGGCCGCCGCAGCGGGATTCACCGACCTGCAGACCTGGACCTGGGACCCGCCCGGGTTCGCCGCGCTCGCCGCCCAGCTGCGGGCCGTGAAACCGGGCTAG
- a CDS encoding VOC family protein, producing the protein MDVLSSRVLIHPRDHEVSTAFYRDALGLAIEREFPGGTRFFAGGGSIEVVGTGEAGPGPDVNLFLQVRDLPATLAELAGRGVEPVREARREPWGTDEAWIADPDGLRIVLVEVPEDHPLRRDQR; encoded by the coding sequence ATGGACGTACTGAGCAGCCGGGTGCTGATCCACCCCCGCGACCACGAGGTGTCCACCGCGTTCTACCGCGACGCGCTCGGCCTCGCGATCGAGCGCGAATTCCCTGGCGGAACGCGGTTTTTCGCCGGGGGCGGGTCGATCGAGGTGGTCGGCACGGGCGAGGCCGGGCCCGGCCCGGACGTCAATCTCTTCCTGCAGGTCCGCGATCTCCCGGCGACCCTGGCCGAACTGGCCGGACGCGGGGTCGAACCGGTGCGCGAGGCCCGGCGCGAACCGTGGGGCACCGACGAGGCGTGGATCGCCGACCCGGACGGGCTGCGGATCGTGCTCGTCGAGGTCCCGGAGGACCATCCGCTGCGCCGCGACCAGCGCTAG